GATAAAGCGTGTGTCTTTAGATGTGTGCGTCGACTTCCTGTCTGGCTGAAACATTTTCCACATATATCACAAGCATATGGCTTTTCTCCAGAGTGCACACGTAAATGATCTATTAGTGATTTTTGTACACTAAATTTTTTGTTGCATAAATCACATTTAAAGGGCTTTTCACCAGTATGGGAACGTTTATGCTGATTTAAATCTTGATTTGACACAAATGTTTTCTTACATATCAAACAAGAAAATGGCTTTATTCCTGTATGAATTTTCATGTGAGATTTCAAAGTATCTTTGAAGAACTCTTTACTGCATGTTTCACACTTCAGTTTATCTCTTTCTTGGTGAGTTTCTATGTGTTTTTTCAAATGTCGCAGTCTCTGATATGCTTTGTGACATATTTGGCACTTGTGTAATTTGATATCCTGATGCAGCGACAGATGAATATTCAAGCAAGATCCTGTGGAAAATTGCAAaccacatacatgacataaataCGGTTTTTCTCCAGTATGTGTCCTTCTATGGAAAATTAGTGAAGTTAAAGAATTAAATGCTTTCTCACAAAATGAACACACATACGGTTTCTCCCCAGTGTGTATTCGCCTGTGAGTCTTCAAAGAATGTCCTCGACGAAATGATTTACCGCAAACATCACAAGAGAAAGGCTTGACATCTGAGTGTGTTAAAAGATGTATCTTATATCTAGCCATGTAATGAAATCCCTTTccacaatgtaaacaaacaaaccgTTCTTTTTTCTTAGGCATTGCTTCTTTGTTGAGCCATAAACTGGTACTGACTGGTAACTGTTCTCTACTGTTTTTGGATTCATACTGGATTTCTTCATTACATCTCATACTATTTGAAACTTTTGTTTGAGAACATAcatgtttgatgtgtttattgAGCGAACTCTTTTCAcgaaatcttttaaaacaaacagaACACCTAAATGGTTTTTCACCAGTATGGTCTTTCTGCTTATGGGCCTCTAGTTTACTTCTCTCCTTAAAACTACTATCACACTGGTCACAGTTAAAATAATTCTCACCAGTGTGTATCTGATTATGGTGCTTTAAACTAGATTTATTCCGAAATCCTTGACCACAGAGATCACAATGTTGAATCTTAAGTCCTGCATGACTGCTCTCGTGGATTTTTAATTTGCTCATGCGATTAAAGCCAGCAGTACATTGATAGCATTTAAATTTCCACCTATGTGAATGGGATTTTGAAGGATATTCCTTGTCACTGGTTACTGTTGTCTTTAACATACCAATGCCGCTTTGGCTTAGTTCTTTTTCTCTGTTCCTGATGTTTTTCTTCTGGTTATCTCTTTTAAATGCCTGGTTGTGATTATTCTCTCTCATATGGATATACAAATGCTTTATCAAATGTTTCTCAAAATTGAATTCTTCAGCACATTCATCACaattaaaagtcttaaaattCACGTGGGTCTCTTCATGAAGTTTTAAGGTGTCCTTATCTTCAAACATAGCATCACACTCTAAGCATTTAAAATTTtcgtttaaaacatttttatcactAAATTCTGATTGGCTGTCAATGGACTGATCATTCATCCTGATCGCATCTACATTTGTACCAGAATCTTGACATTCTTTTCCTGACTGCCTTCTCTCTGTTTGATGTGATAGCAGGTGAATTtcaaaattagacttttgaaaaCATGATTTTCCACAAAAGGTACAAAGAAAAGTTTTTCTCTCTGTGATATCTTTATGTATCTCTTTATGAAGCCACAAAGAGCTTCCATATCTAAATTTTTTATCACAGAATTCACATTTATATGGTGTTTCGCCTGTGTGAATTCGTCTGTGCAATTTTAAATAGTACAACTTCTTAAATTTTCTAGAACAAAGACAACAGGAGAAAGGTCTTTCATCTGAATGACTTTTCTGATGCTCTCTGAGCCTACACATACGTTTAAACTCTTTGCCACATGGGAAACACCAATGAGTAGTTTTCTGCTTTTGTAAATTTGATCTGACACTTGTGTGAATTCGGGTGTGCGATTTTAAATAATCTAATTTCTTAAACGTTTTGCAACATACATTACATGAATATGGCATTTCCTCTGTATGTATTTTCTGATGTTCTTTTAGCCTACTCATACGTTTATACTCTTTGCCACAAGGGAAGCACCAATGTGTAGTTTTCTGCTTTTGTACTTTTGTTCTTTTTGAACTGTGTATTAGGGCGTGCCGTTTTAAACTTCTTGAACACTTGAACGATTTGCAACATACATTACATGTATAAGGCCTTTCATCTGTATGTTTTATCTGATGCTTTTTTAGACTACTCTTAGATTCAAACTCTTTGCCACATGGGAAGCACCAATGTCTTGTTTTAGGCCTTTGTGTTTTTGGAATTTCGTGAGTTTTGGTGTGCTTTCTTAAATGTTGTGACTTGGTGAACTTTTTGTAACATACATCACATGAATATTTCAATTCTTTTCTACATGGGAAATGAAACTTTTGATTTCCTAGTTTGTTTAATTGTTGCCCTTTGCAAATGTTTCCTTTCTGTTTCTGGTTATTAACTTCAGTTCTGGAATGGAAAGATTTCATGACTTTGctaactttgttatattttgctTCTTTGTCATTTGCTCTTAACTTGTTCAGACTTTCCTCATCTCCATTAAAATCATTACAAGCAGTAACTTCGCTTCTATTTGTTGATACAGTTAATAGATTGTTTGCAGTGTTCTCTGTTAATTCATTTTCCTTTCCAATGTCTTTTAGAACAACATAACATTCTTTGATGTGTGGGTTTAAATTAATAGTTTTTGCTGTATCTGTCCTACCATACTGAGTATCTTTTAGAATAacattatattctttaatttgtgGGTTTTCAATAATGATTTTTTCACTATCTGTTCTACCGTTTTGTATGTCTTTTAGAACAACATTACATTTTTTGATTTGTGGGTTTAAACTAATGGTTTTTGCATTATCTTTCCTAACGTATTCAGAAGTACTAGATTGACACCTCCCATCATTAATGTCACAGGATGTCTCCCTCTGCTGACAATTAGATTCGGTATCTATAACGCTCGATGTACAGTTTTCAgaatcaacattatcatctgATTGGCCACTTTCATTGTTGTTTATTGTAATAGAGTTGAAATTATTGAACTGATCTTCATTCAACTGATATGGtataattatttcaatttcacCTAATAAATCATAAACAGTGTTTTCTGTTATTCCGGTTTGAGAGTCAGATAATTCATTACAAGGCAAATTTTGAGTTGTGTCTTTCTCGTTTTCTTTAGTTCTTTCTTCAAGATCTTTACTCTCAGTTATCATTGTTAGTTTTTCACTAGTTTGAGTTTTTTCTTAACACGAGAAGTGCTTGTGTCCCATTCTGTACTATTAAACATTTTCTCTACATTGCCCCTTTCACTCTTACGTGTCAATTTAATAtcgtttttatttacattttgcttGTACTTGATTCTTACCCCAGATGTTTTAAATTGTGCTTTCTTATTTAATATATTGACCCTTTTATTCCCCTTTCCTTTTTTACTTGAAATTATCTGGTTTTCTGTTTCATCATTTTCTTTACTTGTTCTACCTAATGCGTCTTGATAAGTAGCACAACTTTTGTTTAGAAGTTGTGATCCTTTTGCTTTATCCCTGACACTATTTGTTCTTCTTTTAACCTCTGCAGTAGTCTCATTATTTGCATGTTCTGGTTTTTCAGAGGATGCACTTTTGGTGATCACTGCACCGACATTGTTTTTACTTCCAATGTTTTGATCTTCATATTTATTTAGGACACTGGCACATGTATCATCATTTTCTGAAATAGAACATGGTATTAGATGCAAGAAACTTAATAATTAATATGGCTTCTTTTTCCCTATAAATTCTCATCTTACTACTCAATCAGTAAAATAACACTTGGCGTTAGCTGCTTATTGCTCTCTTCTCAGTTCAAAGCTTTTAGTGACCATTCCCCATTCCCCTAATTTGACCATCCTTTCTCTCATATGGTATTGAACTCTACTATTTTTGAACAAGttgattctttttctttttacaaaaattgtttGTGTCACATGAAAAACACTATCAAACATTTTCTCTAGATGTTCTTGTTCAATCATATATATCACTTTGATAGCATGCTAATTCATAGAACTTTGGCTTGTGCTTGATAGTTGCCCtaggattgttttttttttaatctaatacattgacctttatcatgtttatattatccttacttttttttcttgaatttgtCTGGTTTTCTGTATAATAATTTTCTTTACTTGTTCTACTTGATGTGTCTTGCTTAGTAGCAAGAGCTTTCGTTATTAGTGATGACCCTGTTGATCTATCCCTAATAGTACTAGTTCTTCCTTTGACCTCTGCAACAGTATCAATATTTGCATGTTCTGGTTTTTGAGAAGATGCACTTTTAGTGGTCACTGCACTGACATCATTGCCTTTACTTCCAATGTTAAGGGTGCTGTCACTTGCCTCAtcattttctaaaaatgaataagatataacatgtatttaaataattttggatcctttcgTCTCCATATTTCTGAAGAAATTCTGCACATTATACTACTCAATCAGTAATAAATATGTATGGAATTAACATATTCCACATCGGATAAGGCTAATATATACAGTTTTgtgtgggttcgtgttgcttagatTTAGGTTTCtacattgtaaaattgagaatggaaatggggaatgtgtcaaagagacaacaacccgaccatagaacataGTGTTTTTGAACTTTTGCTTGTCCATTTGTCCGTTTCTTTTTAGCTGTGgcttttttactttattttccacattagtttgaatgtccctctggtattttccGTCTCTTTTTTTAAAAGAGGAAGTTAAAACAACAATCCATTTATCCTTCACCATTTATGGATCAAGAGTTTTGAAACAATGGAGATAGGATTTGGTGTCTTGGAGGGATTGGGGAAAGTGTAGTGTTGTATTTTGTGAGGGGATTGACTCTAATGAGGTTATAGTTACTAAGTAATCACAGTTAAATTACTCAAGCTACAGtcaatttattgataaataattgTAAGGTAGATGTGTTTATATGAGGAGATTATATTAGATGTGTGataccaacttattttcgcggatactttatttggCGTTTTACCCTTTCTTGTCCACTTCCTGGCTATTTAAtttcccgttttttttttaatttacttgatGCAATTtgataaggaaagatccaagttttacatatttgcgACGATTTGTGTCCCATCATGATTCacgagttgatttttttgtcaatctcgattcacagaaaataaatttccatgatcacggatcaataaaaatatataaaaaaaaatctgtagaaaaacgtATCACGATAACTAAAATGCGTCGATCACGAAGAACAAAAATAACCCATCAGGCCCCTCATAATTGTTTCATTGAAATCAAACCTCAAATTATTCTTGCTTAGCATGTGTACGGTAGATGTATTGTATTGTAagatataaaatcaataaaaatatgaaacaaattatatcttaaatactttttgttaaataataatgtaaattcagaaattactgcTTTTATTATTTCTGTATTTATAACTGCAATTTTAGAATAAAGCTACATTTTTACCAGATATCAGAATGTTTTCAAAAGTTCTATTTATTGCGACACTCAAGGAGTTGCATTATTGACAACGATGAAAACCTCACAATGATTTCCTAATTTACAATtcactataaacatgataaaacatacTTATTTCTGTACTACAGATAACTTGATTAGAGATGGCTGTTTCAGAGCAAGTTTTCACAGTTTCCTTGTTATCTTCATTTTGCTCCCCAGAACTACAAACTTCAAACCAGAGGGTGTCCCATGTTAAAATTTCACCTTCAACTTTAATCTCATCATTGTTCTCTACAATATCTTCTTGGAGACTCAATTCCATCTTTAACAACTGGCAAGGATGCAAGTAGCAAAATTATTAACAATATTGTTTGTCTGCATTTCCtactttcttatatatatatatatatatatatatatatatatatatatatatatatatatatatatatatatgaaatatatatatatatatatgaaattggATTATGAATTTTTGGCTTTTTAAAATTATGACACACTGTCTGTCTCTGTCCTTCTAACTTTGTTAGTCAATGCATGCCTTCATTCGTGATATATTTCTGATTTTCAGGAAAACATGGTAAAGCACCTTAAATATTTGTGTTCATTATTCGCTGAGACACAGATATCTTTCCAGCATATTCAGGTAGCTTAATTGCCAATGACGTCATTAAATCTGAGACACAGAGAGTATTGGATATATATTGCATGGAAATCAATTCATTTCTGCTTGGATTCCCACCATGCTATGGTGAATACTGGAAATGATTTTTAGTTCTTTTCAAGAGATTTGCTTGTCTTCTGATCTGAAATAATTGAAACACATATATTAATTGGTTTATTATTACTTATTTAATTTATGTTGATCAATGTCAATGATTGGCATTTTGCTAAAGAGATTCTTCTGTCATCTATTTTTACATATTGGACTCAAACAGTTTTCAAACTATTGctgtgtgtattgctgtgtgtttgtttattccacattggCTGGAGGTACAAGGGGACGGTTTAGATCTCACACAACATGTTAAACTTAGTAGAATGTTTGTGCCCGTCATAAGTCCGGAACCATTagcctttgtttgtttttaaattttgattcatttgTACGTTTCTGAGTTAAGTGTGACATCCATTTCCCAACACATCGTCAGGTACAGGATTTTCACTATGTGTTGAAGAACAATTGCTGGCCttaggctgttttctgctctttggtcgagttgtttaaaatatcttgaaagttgaaaacaagtTACAAACATGTAGCCAACATCCTTAAACAGTTAAATGTAAGATtcttgtaattttttgttttgtgataatttttaaaGAAGAATACCTATATTGTACCAGATTTTTTTTATGGCTACACAGGAaaaataagaatgtttttttaataatttcattgaatttcttggacaatattattttatatcatttccCATAATTCTAATTATCAGTTGAATATGACTCCACACTTcagtaatgtacatgtacatatgtatgcaTGTTTTGATTGTAGATACCACATGTACCAAAAGCCAAAATGGACATGTATAAAAACTTTTAAGCATATTTAGGatctttttgataaaattacaaaccaatataagaaatattaagaaataatGGTTTGACAAATGTacataccatgtacatgtatatgtaataagGTGTGTAAtgatgtaaattcagaaattattgtgtgcatttattattgtgatttttttataaatagaccTAAATTCAAGAATAAATATTGTGATTTCAGGAAAAGCTGCGTACAGATATAGATGAATCAAATATTAGAAACTAATTTCTTATTACTGGGAAACTCGCCCAATGGCAATATTTgcattacaaaaaaatgcaataaCTTCTTAATTTAAAGTAGACATGGTAGACTTg
Above is a window of Mytilus galloprovincialis chromosome 7, xbMytGall1.hap1.1, whole genome shotgun sequence DNA encoding:
- the LOC143083405 gene encoding uncharacterized protein LOC143083405, producing MITESKDLEERTKENEKDTTQNLPCNELSDSQTGITENTVYDLLGEIEIIIPYQLNEDQFNNFNSITINNNESGQSDDNVDSENCTSSVIDTESNCQQRETSCDINDGRCQSSTSEYVRKDNAKTISLNPQIKKCNVVLKDIQNGRTDSEKIIIENPQIKEYNVILKDTQYGRTDTAKTINLNPHIKECYVVLKDIGKENELTENTANNLLTVSTNRSEVTACNDFNGDEESLNKLRANDKEAKYNKVSKVMKSFHSRTEVNNQKQKGNICKGQQLNKLGNQKFHFPCRKELKYSCDVCYKKFTKSQHLRKHTKTHEIPKTQRPKTRHWCFPCGKEFESKSSLKKHQIKHTDERPYTCNVCCKSFKCSRSLKRHALIHSSKRTKVQKQKTTHWCFPCGKEYKRMSRLKEHQKIHTEEMPYSCNVCCKTFKKLDYLKSHTRIHTSVRSNLQKQKTTHWCFPCGKEFKRMCRLREHQKSHSDERPFSCCLCSRKFKKLYYLKLHRRIHTGETPYKCEFCDKKFRYGSSLWLHKEIHKDITERKTFLCTFCGKSCFQKSNFEIHLLSHQTERRQSGKECQDSGTNVDAIRMNDQSIDSQSEFSDKNVLNENFKCLECDAMFEDKDTLKLHEETHVNFKTFNCDECAEEFNFEKHLIKHLYIHMRENNHNQAFKRDNQKKNIRNREKELSQSGIGMLKTTVTSDKEYPSKSHSHRWKFKCYQCTAGFNRMSKLKIHESSHAGLKIQHCDLCGQGFRNKSSLKHHNQIHTGENYFNCDQCDSSFKERSKLEAHKQKDHTGEKPFRCSVCFKRFREKSSLNKHIKHVCSQTKVSNSMRCNEEIQYESKNSREQLPVSTSLWLNKEAMPKKKERFVCLHCGKGFHYMARYKIHLLTHSDVKPFSCDVCGKSFRRGHSLKTHRRIHTGEKPYVCSFCEKAFNSLTSLIFHRRTHTGEKPYLCHVCGLQFSTGSCLNIHLSLHQDIKLHKCQICHKAYQRLRHLKKHIETHQERDKLKCETCSKEFFKDTLKSHMKIHTGIKPFSCLICKKTFVSNQDLNQHKRSHTGEKPFKCDLCNKKFSVQKSLIDHLRVHSGEKPYACDICGKCFSQTGSRRTHLKTHALSKEYVCEQCGKEFTFKCNYEKHMITHTSERPFTCKLCSKGFTQSSSLNTHYRLHKKEFNSRKHKEKDLILNESRSAESDKAISVHGNEKVKVVNQTSMNLKNTGTPSMMDGRMMSTQKDVTDEEAAPKTSKIKKTQKQITKFKAPKYTCFNCGKMFNQKCSLNVHQQMHYEKKQFKCDVCGKEFNFKGNLKTHLRVHTNEKPYKCHECGKGFSQSSSLHTHSRLHDK